Below is a window of Deinococcus terrestris DNA.
CGGATGACCGCCGAGGACTGGCGTGCCCTGTCGCCCCTGATGCACCACCACATCAACCCATACGGGGAGTTCAAACTGGACCTGACTCGCAGGCTCAAGCTGGAGGTCGAGGTGGACGCATGACACAGACGCGGCGCACCGGGGCGAAGAAGAAAGCGCGTGAACTGGCGAAACTGCTGCGGGCTGAGCGGCCAGACTACGCCTACCTCAAGGAGGTGTTCCGTCACCTGCGGACCGAACTGGAAGTGGAGGTGCCGGGACCATCGCGCCGCCTGCCGTGGGTGCCGACCGAGCAGCAGGTGCGGGCGTTCTACGAGGCGGTGTGGCGCACGCGCCGCACCGCTGACCTCGTGCTGATCAAGACCTTCCTGTACACCGGTGTACGCGTGTCCGAACTGGTGATGATGCGCCTCGCGGACGTGGACCTGGACGCCTGCCAGATCCGGGTAAACCTGGGGAAGGGGAGCAAGGACCGGGTGGTGCCGTTCCCAGCACCCTTCAAGGAGACGCTGGCGCTTCATATCGGCCAGAGACGACAACAGGGAGGAATCTACCTGTTCGAGTCCTCGTGGAAGCGCCGGTACAGCGACCGGGGCGTGCGGCGAATGTTTGAGCGCTACACGGCTCTGGCGAACATTGATCGCAGCCTGTCGCCGCACAAGCTGCGGCACTTCCTGCTGACCTGGCTCAAGAAACAGGGCCTCGACGACGCGCTGATTCAGCCGTACAGCGGCCATGCTTCCCGGCAGTCGTTAGAAATCTACTCGCGGCTGGCGCTGGGCGAGGCCCAGCGCGAGTACGACCGGGTGATCGGGCGCTTCCCGGTGTAGCTCGGGAAAGCCTTCACTTTGCGCTTGGTAGCAGCTTCCTTAAACCACCCCCTACATCTGAGTGATGGCACTGCGTTTGTGGCGCAGGAACTTCTGCGCCTGATCCAGCAGCACCCCTGCATCCAGCAGAATCGTCGCCACGCTGGCAGGAAGGCGGTGCGGCATCACCATCTTCTTGCACTGGAATCAAAGTTATGCTATGCGTTATTATGTATTCGACTAGTTACCTTTTTCAATAGCTTCTAGAATCTGAAGCAAGAGTTCAAGTTTGTTATCAAGTTGTTCACTTGCAGTCATCAGTTCATTTTGAATGTTGGAATTTATATAATGTGAAAAATCTTCGCTCCCAATCCTTTCACACCAATAGGTAATAAAGAAAGAAGCAGTAGTATGATATAAATCATGTTTGGCACCACGCAAGCTTCTTTTTAGGAAAGTGGCGTGGCTGCGGTGGAGCCGGGCGGCCTCCCGTATAGAGAAGTCTCTTCGTAAGGTTGCTAGCAGTTGCCATATTGTCGCAACTGAGTTCTGTTCTGCATGGGTGGCTCGGTTAGCCCGCTCAATGACGATAGATCTCGGTACAAGATCGGAGCCCATCATAGCGAAGGCATCGGCAAACTCTTCCCAGATCTGCGGAAACACAGCATTGACCTGAGTTTGGCGGCACAACTCGGCACACTCTCTGGCCATGACAACGCCCTGCTCGGGACGGCGAATGATCCAGTCGGCAACCTGGAACGCAATTGGAATCACGCCAGACACAATGGCTATGTTCTCCACTTCCTCCCTCCGCGCGCCTGGTCTCGACCCGAGCAGTTGGTGAAGGTCCGCCTCCGTGACTTCGAGGGGACCTTGTGGTGCGTACATGCCGCCGACCATGGCAGCCGCCCCACGCAGGGCCGCGTCGAGCGCCTCGCCGTACTTCTGTTCCCGCAGTGATCCCGCCACGGCGTGACTGGACAGCGAGGCCAGGCTCGCCAGCGTGATGTTGGGCCGCGCAAGACCCCGCTGTGCCCACCACGCCGCCTCATCGGCCAAACCGAGCAGGTCAGCGAAGTCAGCCATAACTGCGTCTTCGTGGGCGCCGTTGACCGGGTTGTAGCGGGCGGCGATATGCGGGTGGATGGCACCGAAGATGTGGCGGTACGCCTCGCCGTGGCCCGCCTCAATACTGCGCTTGACTCTGGTC
It encodes the following:
- a CDS encoding tyrosine-type recombinase/integrase, producing MTQTRRTGAKKKARELAKLLRAERPDYAYLKEVFRHLRTELEVEVPGPSRRLPWVPTEQQVRAFYEAVWRTRRTADLVLIKTFLYTGVRVSELVMMRLADVDLDACQIRVNLGKGSKDRVVPFPAPFKETLALHIGQRRQQGGIYLFESSWKRRYSDRGVRRMFERYTALANIDRSLSPHKLRHFLLTWLKKQGLDDALIQPYSGHASRQSLEIYSRLALGEAQREYDRVIGRFPV